In Miscanthus floridulus cultivar M001 chromosome 5, ASM1932011v1, whole genome shotgun sequence, one genomic interval encodes:
- the LOC136452733 gene encoding transcription factor MYB4-like: MGRAPCCDKTSVKRGPWSPEEDELLRSYVHNHGTGGNWIALPHKAGLNRCGKSCRLRWLNYLRPDIKHGGYTEQEDRIICSLYNSIGSRWSIIASKLPGRTDNDVKNYWNTKLKKKAISMHHQQQQEYYQQQQQHSSGGRGRRGAAVVTPRAAAPRSQQCASSMQPSPASASDACSFGAMYPSPSTTLLAAAPVLARYDGTAPAPVPPPRAQQQASALAEFSPAPATAISGTWAGGLPLDDMFLPELLGDSEFPPGGDFFGTGFAPLLLQDRAAASLQELSACYFPNAQAEMWAAADHHLHVKASPAGLCHSLT, from the exons ATGGGTCGGGCGCCGTGCTGCGACAAGACGAGTGTGAAGCGGGGGCCCTGGTCGCCCGAGGAGGACGAGCTGCTGCGGAGCTACGTCCACAACCACGGCACCGGCGGCAACTGGATCGCGCTCCCGCACAAAGCAG GGCTGAACCGGTGCGGCAAGAGCTGCCGGCTGCGGTGGCTCAACTACCTGCGCCCGGACATCAAGCACGGCGGCTACACGGAGCAGGAGGACCGGATCATCTGCTCCCTCTACAACTCCATCGGGAGCAGGTGGTCCATCATCGCGTCCAAGCTGCCGGGGCGGACGGACAACGACGTCAAGAACTACTGGAACACCAAGCTCAAGAAGAAGGCAATCTCCatgcaccaccagcagcagcaggagtactaccagcagcagcagcagcacagctcaggcggccgcggccgccgcggcgccgccgtCGTCACGCCGCGCGCCGCTGCTCCCCGGAGCCAACAATGCGCCTCCTCCATGCAGCCGTCGCCAGCGAGCGCCAGCGACGCGTGCAGCTTCGGGGCCATGTACCCTTCCCCGTCGACgacgctgctggctgctgctccgGTGCTCGCGCGCTACGACGGCACGGCACCAGCGCCAGTGCCGCCGCCGCGGGCGCAGCAGCAAGCGTCTGCGCTCGCCGAGTTCTCCCCCGCGCCGGCCACCGCCATCAGCGGCACCTGGGCCGGCGGCCTGCCCCTCGACGACATGTTCCTGCCCGAGCTCCTCGGGGACAGCGAGTTCCCGCCTGGCGGCGACTTCTTCGGCACAGGGTTCGCCCCGCTGCTGCTACAGGACAGGGCGGCGGCGTCCCTGCAGGAGCTCTCCGCGTGCTACTTTCCCAACGCGCAGGCCGAGATGTGGGCGGCAGCGGATCACCACCTTCATGTCAAGGCGTCGCCGGCCGGCCTCTGCCACAGCCTGACATGA